Proteins encoded together in one Amphritea japonica ATCC BAA-1530 window:
- the dusA gene encoding tRNA dihydrouridine(20/20a) synthase DusA, whose translation MTAEKQSAGINRTFCVAPMMEWTDRHCRYFHRIISQNAVLYTEMVTTGALIHGDRERFLQYNPQEHPLALQLGGSNPADLTTCTQMAEDFGYDEVNLNVGCPSDRVQNNMIGACLMAHPKLVAECLEKMQSAVSIPVTVKHRLGIDDMDSYEELHHFVSIVRESGCKTFIIHARKAILQGLSPKENRDIPPLKYDWVYRIKEAFPELEILINGGIKTLEETREHLQQVDGVMIGREAYHNPYMMAEVDALYNPGIAIQSRLEIIEQMYPYIEEQLQQGCYLGHITRHLLGLFHAQAGGRQFRRYLSENAHKAGAGVDVLKQAVAKVAAI comes from the coding sequence ATGACTGCTGAAAAACAAAGTGCAGGAATTAACCGCACATTCTGTGTTGCACCCATGATGGAATGGACAGATCGCCACTGTCGATACTTCCACCGTATTATCAGCCAAAATGCAGTGCTCTATACTGAGATGGTGACCACCGGTGCACTGATACACGGAGACCGGGAACGATTTCTGCAATATAACCCGCAGGAGCATCCACTGGCACTTCAACTTGGTGGGAGCAATCCTGCCGATCTTACTACCTGTACCCAAATGGCTGAAGACTTTGGCTATGACGAAGTAAACCTTAACGTCGGCTGTCCCAGCGATCGGGTTCAGAACAATATGATTGGCGCCTGCCTGATGGCCCACCCCAAGCTGGTCGCTGAATGCCTGGAAAAAATGCAATCTGCCGTGAGCATCCCGGTAACCGTTAAGCATCGCTTAGGTATCGATGACATGGATAGTTACGAAGAGCTTCATCATTTCGTATCTATTGTCAGAGAATCCGGTTGCAAAACCTTTATAATCCATGCCAGAAAAGCGATACTTCAGGGATTAAGCCCAAAAGAAAACAGGGATATTCCACCGCTTAAATATGACTGGGTCTACCGGATTAAGGAAGCTTTTCCCGAACTGGAAATCCTCATTAATGGCGGTATTAAAACCTTAGAAGAAACCCGCGAACATTTACAGCAGGTTGATGGTGTGATGATAGGCAGGGAAGCCTACCATAACCCCTATATGATGGCCGAAGTCGACGCGCTTTATAATCCAGGAATTGCTATTCAATCCAGACTAGAGATTATTGAGCAGATGTACCCTTACATCGAAGAGCAACTTCAACAGGGTTGCTATCTGGGCCATATAACTCGCCATCTACTTGGACTTTTTCACGCACAAGCTGGGGGACGTCAGTTCCGACGCTACCTGAGTGAGAATGCCCATAAGGCTGGAGCGGGTGTAGACGTATTGAAACAGGCCGTAGCTAAAGTTGCGGCGATCTAA